The genomic interval AAAGTGGCATTTTTgccattattatttatttgagtgAGTTTTCACTATAGGGATATAAATGCACcgtcatttttctttttcagatttGTGTACAAAACTttgtttatatagatttagtatcGTTTTGAttccctattttttctcaaaagtttatttCAACATACAAACATGGACGATTAAGAGAAAAAAACTGGGCAGTGGCCAGGTTGGATTAATTGGTTGAGTACCCTCTTGTAGCACGGATCAAAATCTGTGAAATCTGGTTCAGATAAAAATGGATCTAAAGCGGATTATTATCTTATTGAATCTGGATACTTTTGGCATAACCATTCATCATTTATGTGGATAACCTCAGCCGCGAAGTCATCTTTGATTTGTGGTCAAGTCAACATGAGCCGGCAGAAGTTGGTTGAACTCAATGAATGCAGACTTTCATCTAAGGTACCTAGGATTTAGCCTagagtttggattggaaatcGAAAAAATCTGAGAAAATTAAGACTAAGAACAGAGGGATTGGACGAAGAATTAGACAGAAATGAGAGAAGATAATAAACAGAAAAGAGGGAGAGTTGCAGATCAAAacagagaaaggaagagatagagagagcaGAGTAAAACAGGAGATGATTCAGAGGGAAATTGATGAGAGGAAAAGCTGAATTGAATTATTATCCATTTAAAAGTATACATTCttcgcctatttataggttattCCAACCTATCTAATTGAGAAATACAATTATTCTTAGTAATCTTGAGTACAATATAGTAATTCATGTAAATTAACTACTATTATAATAACAATTATATCCTGGGATCCTTGCGGTTGTGACAGAAGGAACATTGAACTTTCAAGCCAGCAAGCTCTAAGAACAAGAAGGTTCATTGGCTTAATTATTAGATGAAACTGGATCTGAGAATCATTGCCAAAAGCTTAAATTACATTCACCGACTGTAATTGTTGTAATAAGTTTTGCAGTTCCATGTCCAGAACTAACTACCCTGTGTTCTTCAGTATGGGGCAGCTTGAAGGAACCTCTTTCGTGGAGTCATCGGACGCTTCACCCTTAGTAAGTCCTCCCAGCAACTCTCCGCGATCATAAAAGAACTCGATTTTCACGATCTTATTCGATTGTTCATCCAACTGCTCCAAAACTTActagaataaaaaaaacttgCTAGAAGAATCGATAATTTGTTATCTTTGTAAGGGACATGGGATAGAAAGATACCTCAAAAATGGCCATTCCATAAAGCTCTACCATTTCCCCCGTTGGGGCATGCCCTTTGAAAGGTCCCTCCATGAAGCCCCAGTGCCTGAACTTGTAAACAATCACCGGTGGCCCCGAATACACCTGAACAACCTCGAGGGCAAAGCCCCGAGGAAAAGCTGTTGTGAATGCTATGTGTGAAGAATCCTCTGTTTCCTCAGCCGGGTTATAGCACCTGAACTTCTCCGGCAGAGAGGTTTGGAGCAGTGAATTGTAGCCTCCCCCCAGCTTCCTTTTCTCTTCCAGTGTTATAGCTTTCCTTCCTTAGGATGATTAACAATCTGTTAGACAACTCTTCAAACCAGATAAAGATTGATGTGATCTAATCTGCTAAATCTAGTTCGAATGCCTGGTGTGTGGCCCGATCTTAGCAAGTGGTAAACACATATTAGATTCTCATATATGGTGGATACGGCTATGGCTATGATCTGAGAAACATTAGCTAGCTAGCTTGCTTTAGCAGGGATTATACTATATTACATACCATTGAGGCTGACTGTGTACTTGTTGGGATCaagtgttttattatcatcaaaacttgTCTTGTGGAATATTTCCATTTCCCAGCTTTTCACAAGGTTCTGAACTCTCTCTTCAAGTGAACCAGCAGGCCATACCTGGACTTGTAGACAGTGTTTATGCAACACAAGAAGATGAAATTGAAGCATACGATCAGATAAGTTTAATTTCATATGTACAATTAATTACCTTTGTTCTGCCTTCCTCAAAGAGCTTGTTCACAGTGTCATAGTTGGGAGGAGCACCAAACCTCCACTGTGTGTTCTGCTCTTCCTCTCCATTCAAGTGAGATCTGTACTTGTCCAATGATGATAATGGTAATGATGCCATTCTCTATGCACAGAAGACCTAGCTAGCTGAAAATCtgggagatatatatatataatggtacCTGTAGACCTACAAGGACAAATAAATACTTTTACTAAATTTTCGTATAAAATGAGCTTTCTTATTACATGAAACTCTAAATCTTGTAAGGATTTAGGAAAAATCATATTAATACAGATATATCTCTTGTTTTTGtgtaaagaatttttttattattcgaattcatgaatttttttattataagaaAACAATTGTATAATTACTACGAGGATTCACAAAGACTTGACAGTGATAATGTTTTAGGCACGAAGAGaaataaaatatctttaacTCTTTCTTAGTTAGAGTTTTGGATCTTTTTATAAGGATTAAATGTGGATTATTTTAACATGTTTTTAGATACCATTAATATTTAATAGAAAAGGgcattttatcattaaaattataaaacttaaatatttaaattaaatttcacacCATTGCGTTTGGCATTTCCAGGAAGTTGGTCAACGCTTTGCTTCAAAAGTTAAGAAAAGTTGGACAGCAGCCACTAGCCACCCTACTGTCGTTACTCGTGAGAATTATTCACCCTCAAAAATGCAAATGTTATGAGCTATGCAATGACCTCGTACCTCATGGTTGCTCTTGTCTAGTTTGCATTAAGTAGGTTCCTTAGAAATCACTGAAATAAGTCAAGTGTCAAAGCGACAATCAGTTAATCGATTGTGTCTTCAACGgtaacttaatatattttttttttttttgggggggggggggggggggataaaATGGGCAATAACTTACCTGATTAAAATACATTATATTGTTCATCTTTTATCTCTATTAATAAGAGGGCATGGGGTAGTCACAGGTGCATGATTCGTAAGTGCAATATTATATGAGAGGAAATGCTAGATCTTGATAGTTCTTTAAAATCTTAGGGTGACTAATTTGTACTCGTGGAAATATGTTATACTGATtcattcaaatcaaaagaagacTACTCTTAGGGGATTTAAAGGCTGGATGTAATGTCATCTTAAGAGATGAtttgaaccaggataaactTGGTATTCTCTCGAGTgatttggtttatattttttgtacatttcaattatgttattattattcttgttTTTCTATTTGATCAATCCGCGCGCTTGTGTTTCCTATCATAAATAAGTGTGTTCCAGTGTTCATGGGTTAACAACATAGTATCAGAGCATGGGTAAATAAATTAGGAAAGCCAAGAAACTTTAAAGATTAGGGTCATATCTCAGTCACGGTAATGGCTTCTACCGCGTCTATGTGATGCCCCGTCCCCATTATTGGGTGTCACCGTAACCCAATGTTACGTCAGTAAGTCCCACTCCGGAGGCTGGCTATGTCCTAATAACGAGGGGATAAAAATAAAGTGggcgccctgggtggggtccaggcttcacCACCTCTAGCCATCGAGAACTCGAGGTCTAAGACTCATTTGCAACAGAAAGACACTCGAGTCTCGAATTTGACCTGAGCCTTATGagcaaattaataaattgttatTAGGGTATATCACAACTTACTCACACAAAATACTCATTAAAAGTAACAAATCCAACTGAAAAATACAAACAGCGTTCAACACAACCACAAAATAATGACAGACACAAGTTACTAGGTTGCATTCCCATCATGGGTTGCCATTCTCATCATTTAGCTGGTATTTGGCATACACCGCCTTCCTCTTACCGAACCCCGAATTATCTGTGTGGTTAGTGGAAATGAAATGGGTGAGTCCTGGGACTCAGTGAAGGTAATATGTAATGCAGTAAATTATTAAGCATGACATAATAGATGAATATGAAGTGCAACATGCATGCAAGCCCGtccaccgcacctatctcaggctctaggtggCCCCTAGTGATTTCCTCCAAGACCCTATCTCGAGACTCTCACAGTTAGAAATCCACTAcctcatgcctaggcactccatcaacatcttatgcaagccatgacaaaagaaatttaggCATAGAatatattaaacccttacctcgaGATACGTGCCGCCTGATAGTTTGTATCGTTGACGCACTCAAAATCCCTATAtctataacaaaattaattaaataaatccatgaCAACCATTCTACTGAAATCCTCCCATAAATAccactaaattattttactagGTTAATTTACTAACTAACTAGCTTATCAAGTTAACTAGCTTAActataaattagttttgaaattaatatacCTCACTGCTGAAAATTCATTTCCAAGCTCTCAGTCACCTCTCTTGCTTCCCTTACTTCATGCCTTCCATTTAACTCCCATGCCCATCTATTTATAGCCTTAGCTGCCCCTTGTTTCCACATCCAAATCCATGGTCTCATCCACTATTTTATCCTCACAAGATACAAGACTAATTATGCCTCTGCAAAACATCATCATTttattccttcaatttcttAGGCATCATTTGGTAGTCCATCATTCATTTTCTCCCCAAGTTCCAAGAGTATTTGcaatatagtatattatattatataatactcCTCAAGTGAACCCACTGAATTCACCCACAAAATTGAccatgtatacatatacatattataaagCTTACTTGCACACCCATATACCATATACCTTATTGCACACGcgcacatataatttattatataataaaaaattatatataaattcataaattatattcatACTCTCACTTCAACCTTTCACGttacaattacatcctcaatatcaattttatttagattaaaatatcaaaatttcaagattaataattcaaggtTTACTCGATAAAGGTTGATTTCGTCTGTGCGCCTACATGGAATCTTTATTCCACCTGAAAATATTTTAGGGTTGCCTCATTGGCAAacccgaaccacccctagggtcccctcaactttTCGGAGGCCTTCTACGACCATTCGGTACCAATATCCATTCGAGCTTATACACAAattattccataatttattttcgatttgattgcttCCAGCATCATTAGCTCAATCTCGAGACTCTCACCAATTTCATgtcttcttctctatttatactcaatTTTGCACTCAATTTATTACACTTCACCTAATTTATTCTCTGTAAAGTTTGGAGGAATATCATCATGCTTATTCCTTCAATTTGCAAGGGTCATCATtcatatttcttcaattttcaaaaccaattacatcaaaaaatgaaaagagatattctcttcaatttctaaaatattctcaaataaaataattaattgcctattttctcaaatattccataataaCCCCAAAtaccaaaatcaataattacgatttatctccaaaattataAGATTTACAAAAATACGGGATATTACAGTCTGCCACTAGATATGACATAAAGAAATTCGACAAGCAAAATGACTTTGGGTTATTGAAGATGAAAATAAGGGCTTTGTTAGGGAATCTAGAACTGGAAGAAACACTAGAAGGAGAAACCAAAATGCCTGCCTCATATTCtgcaagagagaagaaagaaattggtAAGAAAACCTTTAACATATTAATATTAAGCCTAAGTGATAAGGTGTTGCAAAAAGTCTCCAAAATAAAGACTGTAGCATAACTTTGGCTTAAGTTAGAGAGTCTATATATGACCAAATCGTTGTCTAGTAGGCTGTATCTAAAGGTTAAGTTTTTCACATTTAAAATGTATAAAGGGTAGAGGTTGCAAGATCACATAGATGGCTTTAATAAACTGTGTCTTGACCTAGAAAACATTGAAGTCAAATATGGTGATGAAGATAAAGCCTTAATACTATTGCATTCCTTACCAAAATCATATGAAACTTTTGTGAATATCTTGAAACATGGCGGGGACACTCTAACCTTAGATGATGTAATATGAGCTCTAAACTCAAAAGAGTTGTAGCATAAGGTAGAGGGAAATAACACTGCTGGAGATGTTCTTTCTATTAAGACCGAATAGGAGAAACCCTAGAGGAAGGGGAGATCTAGGTCTAGATCTAAGAATggcataaatattataaaatgttatcaCTATCATGAGAaagaacatattaaaaagaattgccctaagagatagaaagaatttaaaaaaagaaataatcttGAAATCTCCTCATCTATTTGCGAGTTTGATTATGACAGTGCGAATAACCTAATTGTTTATGAAAAAACAGATAAAGAggtatggattctagattcagGTTGTTTTTTCATATGTCACCACATAGGCATTGGTTCTTGAATTTTAAAGACATGGGTGGTGGTAAGGTTTTGTTAAGAAACAACCAAGAATGTAGGATTAAGGGAATTGGggatataaaaatcaaattgcaTGATAGATCTATTAAAACATTGACATCTGGAAGGTATgttccaaattaaaaaaaaaaaatctaatttccCTTAGAGAGTTAGATAAAAATGGCTAGTCCTATAGAGGAAATGGTGGAATCCTTAAAGTGTCTAGATGATCACTTATATGTATGAAAACAATCcttaaaaatggaatttatgtACTGCAAGCATCCGCATTATTATGTGATGAAGCTATAGTTGGTGAAGATAGGTCCTATGATCAAACTAGGCTTTGGCATTTTAGAATGTCTTGTATTAGTGAGCAAAGACTTATGGAATTATCTAAGTAATGGAACTTAGGAGTTGGAAAAGTTATAGAATTAAATAAGTGTGAATCATGCATATTTGGAAAAATTGTAAAAGTGAAATTCTCTAAAAAGGCTATCCATTCCTCTAAGGCCCCTTTAGATTATATCCATTTGGATTTATGGGGCCTCGCCCAAACTTTAT from Diospyros lotus cultivar Yz01 chromosome 8, ASM1463336v1, whole genome shotgun sequence carries:
- the LOC127808779 gene encoding pathogen-related protein-like, with the translated sequence MASLPLSSLDKYRSHLNGEEEQNTQWRFGAPPNYDTVNKLFEEGRTKVWPAGSLEERVQNLVKSWEMEIFHKTSFDDNKTLDPNKYTVSLNGRKAITLEEKRKLGGGYNSLLQTSLPEKFRCYNPAEETEDSSHIAFTTAFPRGFALEVVQVYSGPPVIVYKFRHWGFMEGPFKGHAPTGEMVELYGMAIFELDEQSNKIVKIEFFYDRGELLGGLTKGEASDDSTKEVPSSCPILKNTG